The Arthrobacter sp. D5-1 genome segment CGCCGGGAATCCGCGCCCATGGCGGCGCCGCACGGTGGTGGCTCCACCATTCGCTGACAGCGCTGCGTGAAGAACTGGACAAACTCGGCATCCCGCTGCTGCTCCGCCGCGGACCCGCCGCGGAGGCAGTGCAGGAAACCGCGACGGCGGTTGGTGCGGGCGCGCTCTACTGGAACCGCCGGTACGGTGCGGCTGAGCGAACGGTCGACGCCGGACTCAAGACCTGGGCGGGCGGGGCCGGGCTCCACGTAGCCAGTTTTCAGGCTTCCCTGCTTCATGAGCCATGGAACGTGACCACCAAAACGGGTGGACAATACAAGGTCTTCACACCTTTCTGGCGGACGGTGTCCGCACAGGAATTCCGCGAGCCGTTGGCCGTGCCCGCGAAGGGGCATGGTTACACGGGCAAGCTGCCGGCCGATGAAAAGCTGGACTCCTGGCATCTCCTGCCCACCCATCCGGACTGGTCCGGGGGATTGGCCGGGATGTGGACGCCTGGAGCGGCTGCCGGCCACCAGCGTCTCGCTGCGTTCGTGGAGAAGGGGCTCTCCAACTACAGCGAGGGCCGGAACCGTCCGGATACCGATGGGAGCAGCTGCCTGTCGCCTTACCTGCGGTGGGGTGAGCTGAGCCCGTTTGAGGTGTGGCATGCCCTGGGTTCCAAGCGGTCCGAAAGCGCCTCGATCTTTGCTTCTGAGCTGGGGTGGCGTGAATTCTGCTGGCACCAGTATTTCCACAACCCGGAGCTCGCCACCGCGAACCTCCGCTCCGAGTTTGATCGCTTCCCGTGGGCCTGGCCCGGCAGCAGCGGAGGGAACGGTAAAAATCCCGGCCACGACAGTGCGCCGGAGGAGTTCCGGGCCTGGCAGCAGGGCCGCACAGGTTTCCCCATGGTGGACGCCGGGCAACGCCAGTTATGGCACACCGGCTGGATGCACAACCGCGTACGCATGGTGGCCGCCAGCTTCCTGGTGAAGAACCTGGGTATCCATTGGCAGCTCGGTGAGCAGTGGTTCTGGGACACCCTGGTGGATGCAGATCCGGCGTCGAATCCCGCCAACTGGCAGTGGGTGGCCGGCTCCGGAGCAGACGCCTCGCCCTTCTTCAGGATCTTCAACCCTGAGGCCCAGCGGGTTAAGTTCGATCCCCAAGGGAAGTACATCGCCCACTGGATCCCCGAATTCGGAACGCCCGAATACCCCGGGGAAATTGTGGACCTCAAAACCACCCGGGCGGAAGCACTCGAAGCGTACAAGGGGATGAAGGAAGTCCACTAGGAAGCCATCCGCCCTCAAAACAACCCTCTGGAAATTAGTAGGAAGTCCGAGTATATTCGGGTTCAGAGATGACCTGGATCACAGTTGGTCACGTGTTCCCCGCAGTGGTCCCAGCACCCGGCGGCACGGCAGTCATTCACGATGCAAAGGAGCATTCCACCATGGTGCGCGAGCTTTCACACTACGTAGACGGCCAGAGGATCGACGGCACGTCCGGCCGGTTCAGCGATGTCTACGATCCCTGCACGGGCGAAGTCCAGGCCCGGCTTCCGCTGGCCAGCGCCGACGAGGTCCGCAACGCCGTCGCAAATGCCGAAAAGGGCCAGCTCGAATGGGCGGCCATGAACCCGCAGCGCCGGGGACGCATCCTGCTCAAGTTCGTGGACCTGGTCAACGAGAACATGGACGAACTCGCCACGCTCCTGTCCTCCGAGCATGGCAAGACGTTCGCGGACGCCAAGGGCGACATCCAGCGCGGCATCGAGGTGGTGGAGTTCTCCGCCGGCGCACCGCACCTCCTTAAGGGCGAGTTCTCGGACAACGCCGGACAGGGGATCGACGTCCACTCGCTCCGCCAGCCCCTCGGTGTGGTCGCGGGCATCACGCCCTTCAACTTCCCGGCCATGATTCCGCTGTGGAAGTCCGGCCCGGCGCTCGCAGCCGGGAACGCCTTCATCCTCAAGCCCTCGGAACGGGACCCGTCGGTTCCGCTTCGCCTGGCCGAGCTGTACAGCGAAGCCGGGGTTCCCAACGGCGTCTTCAACGTCATCAACGGTGACAAGGAAGCCGTGGACGCACTGCTCGAAGATCCGCGCGTGAAAGCCATCGGCTTTGTGGGCTCAACTCCCATCGCACAGTACATCTACGCCACGGCAGCTGCGCACGGCAAGCGTGCACAGTGCTTCGGCGGGGCAAAGAACCACATGGTGATCATGCCCGACGCCGATCTGGACATGGCAGCCGACGCACTGATTGGTTCCGGGTACGGTTCCGCGGGTGAACGTTGCATGGCCATCTCCGTAGCCGTGCCGGTGGGACAAGAAACTGCCGACGCCCTCGTTGCCAAGCTGACCCAGCGCGTCAAGGACCTGAAGGTTGGCCACAGCCTGGACAAGGACTCGGACTTCGGGCCGGTCGTGGCAGCCTCTGCCAAGGAACGCATTGAGGGCTACATCCAGTCCGGGGTGGACGAAGGAGCAACCTTGGTCACCGACGGCCGCGGACTCACCGTGGACGGCTACGACGGCGGCTTCTGGGTTGGCCCCACCCTCTTCGACAACGTCACCAAGGACATGAAGATCTACAAGGAAGAGATCTTCGGACCTGTCCTGAGCGTGCTGCGCGCAGCTGACTACGACGAAGCGCTCAGGCTCTGCAGCGAGCACGAGTTCGGCAACGGCGTCGCGATTTTCACCCGCGACGGCGACTCCGCCCGCGACTTCGCCAGCCGCGTGGAGGTGGGCATGGTGGGCATCAACGTGCCGATTCCCGTGCCGATTGCGTACTACACGTTCGGCGGCTGGAAAGCCTCGGGCTTCGGCGATCTCAACCAGCACGGCGCCGACGCGTTCCGGTTCTACACCAAGACCAAGACCGTGACGTCGCGCTGGCCCTCCGGCATCCGCCAAGGCGCCAGCTTCATCATGCCGGCGGGCAGCTGATGGGGACTCCAGAGACTGAAGACGAAGTTCTGTTTGAGCGTCGGGGCCACCTGGGCATCGTGACCCTGAACCGTCCGAAAGCCGTCAACGCCCTGAATGCGGGAATGGTGCAAGCCATGTTCCGGCAGCTTACGGAGTGGGCCGACGACGACGCCGTTGCCACCGTTCTGGTGCGCGGCGCGGGAGACCGCGGGCTGTGTGCCGGCGGCGACATTGTGGCCATCTACAAGGACATGCTGCACGGTGGAACCGAAACTGCGGAGTTCTGGGCGGACGAGTACCGGTTGAACTCGTTGATTGCCCACTATCCCAAACCGTACGTGGCGTTCATGGACGGGCTGGTTTTGGGCGGTGGCGTTGGCATCTCGGCCCATGGCTCGGTGCGCGTGGTCACCGAACGGACGCGTACCGGCATGCCGGAAACAACCATCGGTTTCGTGCCCGACGTCGGTGGAACGCTCCTGCTGTCGCGCTCGCCGGGGGAGACGGGAACCCACGCGGCCCTGACGGGAGCACACCTGTCCGGCTCGGATGCGTTGTTCCTGGGACTCGCTGACCACTTTGTGCCGTCCGAAAACCTGCCGGCGCTGGCGGAAGCGCTAGAAGGCTCGACGCCGGAAGCCGCCGTCGGGCGTTTCGCGCAAGCCGCGCCGGACTCGGCACTGGCGGCGCAGCGCGAATGGATCGACGCCGCGTACGTGTATGACGACGCTGAAGAGATTGTCCGGAGCCTGCGCTCTGCCGGGGCCGAAGCTGCTGCCGCCGCGGACACGATTGAGGCGAAGTCTCCCACATCGGTGAAAGTCGCCTTGGAATCGCTGCGACGGGTGCGGGGGCTTTCCCTGGAGGAGGCTTTGGATCAGGAGTATCGCGTGGGGCTTCGCTGCCTGGCCGGTCCTGATTTCCGGGAGGGCATCCGCGCGCAGGTAGTGGACAAGGACAGGAATCCGCAATGGAAGCCGCCTGCCCTGGCTGACGTCCAGCCGTCCGACGTCGAGGGCTACTTTGAGCCGCTCGGCGAACGGGAACTGGGTCTGGCCGGGCTGGGCAGCGAGTCGAAGGAGACGGTATGACAGAGAATGCAGCCATGTCAGATATCCAAGGCCCTGAAACGGGACTCATCGCTTTCCTCGGTCTCGGCCACATGGGCGGGCCTATGGCGGCCAACCTGATCAAGGCCGGACACGACGTTATTGGGTACGATCCCGTTCCGGCGGCCGTGGAAGCGGCGTTGGCCCACGGGATTCCCATGGCATCCTCTGCCCACGAGGCTGCAGCGGAGGCGGCCGTGGTGCTGACCATGCTCCCCAGCGGCAAGCATGTCCTGGATGCCTACCGTGGCGTGGACGGACCGGGGCTGCTGTCGGTTGCGAAGCCGAACACCCTGTTCCTGGACTGCTCCACCATCAACGTGGACGAAGCCCGGGAAGCCGCGGCGCTGGCCGTGGCAGCGGGTCACCGGTCCGTTGACGCCCCGGTTTCAGGCGGCGTGGTGGGCGCCGAGGCGGGCACCTTGACGTTCATGGTGGGTGCGCTTCCGGAGGATTTTGAGACCGTGCAGCCGATCCTGGAATTGATGGGCAAACGTATTGTCCACTGCGGGGACCACGGTGCCGGGCAGGCCGCCAAGGTCTGCAACAACATGATCCTGGGGGTGTCCATGATTGCTGTTGCCGAGGCCTTCGTGTTGGGCGAGAAGTTGGGCCTCACGCATCAGGCGTTGTTCGACGTCGCCTCCAACGCGTCCGGGCAGTGCTGGGCGCTCACGACCAACTGCCCCGTTCCGGGGCCGGTACCCACCAGCCCCGCCAACCGCGACTACCAGCCGGGTTTCGCCGGAGCATTGATGGCCAAGGACCTGCGCCTGGCACTGAATGCGTTGGAAAGTACAGGAGTAGCGGCGGAGATGGGGCCGTTGGCATCGCGAATCTACGATGCCTTCGCTGCCGGCGAGGGCGCCGGCAGGGACTTCTCCGGCATCATCACGGAGATTCGGGACAAGTCCGTGTGAGAGGTTGGAACTGAGTGGTTGTGATTTGTTGGGCTTGGCGGAGAGGGAGAGCATGACGGAGCAGTACCAGAACATTGTGGTGGAACGGCGGGGCCGGGTTGGACTGGTGACCCTGAACCGGCCGGAGGCGTTGAATGCGCTGAACACCGCACTCATGAATGAGCTCGTGGATGCAGTTTCCGCCATGGATACCGACCCTGAAGTGGGGGCCGTGGTGATCACGGGATCCGCCAAGGCATTCGCAGCCGGGGCCGACATCAAGGAAATGTCTTCCAACAGCTACATGGACATGTACGCGGCAGATTGGTTCCGGCGGTGGGAGGACCTCACCCGCCTGCGCATTCCAGTCATAGCTGCGGTTTCCGGTTTTGCCTTGGGTGGTGGCTGCGAACTGGCCATGATGGCCGATTTCATCATCGCCGGAGATAACGCCAAGTTTGGCCAGCCGGAGATCAACCTGGGCGTCATCCCGGGCATGGGCGGCTCTCAGCGGCTGACCCGCGCCGTGGGCAAGGCCAAAGCGATGGACATGGTCCTGACGGGCCGGTTCATGGATGCGGACGAAGCCGAACGGTCCGGCTTGGTCTCCAGGGTGGTTCCCGCCGCTGAGGTCATCGACGAAGCAGTCAAGGCAGCAGAAGTCATCGCGTCCAAGTCCAAGCCCGCCGCCATGGTGGCAAAGGAAGCCGTCAACGCGGCCTTCGAGATGGGACTGTCCCAAGGGGTTGTCTTCGAACGGAGAGTTTTCCATTCGCTCTTCGCTACCGAGGACCAAAAGGAGGGCATGGCCGCCTTCAGTGAGAAGCGCCAACCGGAGTTCAAACACCGGTAATTCGCGCGTGTTTTCGGGAGTGTCGGGGATAGACTCGGTGCACTTACAAATGGGGAGAGAACATGTCAACGGAGATCGTTCAGGCTAACCACACTGAAGCATCCACCCAGCCGATCAACCGGCAGGCCCTCGTTGCCGCAGCCATGGCCGTACTTGCCCTCGTCGGGCTGTTTTTCGCGGGCATGGCCGTCATCGCGGTCTTCGTCGTTGGGGCAGGCCATGTGGCCTTGAACCAGATTCAGCAGCGCGGCGAACGGGGACGGGGCTTCGCCATTGCCGCTCTGGTGGTGGGTTACGGCATAGGAGTCCTGTCCCTGGGCTCGGCGCTGATCTTCGCCTTCACCTCCGCAGGCTGAGTAGGACGCAGCTCACGGTCCTTCCCTCGTCACGTTCCGGCTGCTCGCGTGTCCTTTCTATGGACACACGAACAGACGACAATGAGGGACCCCATGACCTGGCAATTTTGCGACAACGATGACTGCCCTGACAGCTGGCACTGGACCGAGCTGACGGGAACTCCGGAGTCTTGCCGTGGCTCCGATGAACAGGAGACCCGCCAAAGGGTTGTCCGCCCGTACTTCGCGGCGTAGGCTCCTGCGGGCCACCACCCGCAGTCGAGGAGTGAGTCATGGGACAGCTGATCGTGCAGGATTTTGTGACCGCCGACGGTTTCGCCGCCGACACCAACAACGAGTTCAAGGCCTACGAGTTATTGGAAGGCGGAACGGCCGAGTTTGACCGGGCCCAACTCGAATGGCTTGGCAGCGTGGAAGCCATGGTTCTGGGTGCCAACACCTACAGATACTTCGTGGAGTTCTGGCCGACGCCCGCGTCGGAGGGCGAGATCATCGCACCAGCCCTGAATGGCCTGCGCCGCCACGTGTTTTCGCGCCACTTGAAGGAAGCCCCGTGGGGCGACTTCCCGCCGTCGAACGTTGAATCCGGCGACGCGATCGAGGCGATCCGCCGCATCAAGCGCGAGTCCGCCAAGGACATTGTCCTATGGGGCAGTTTGTCCCTGGGTCAGACGTTCTTCGCGGCAGGCGAGGTGGACGCGGTCCGGTTGGTGGTCATGCCGATAGGCCAGGGCGCCGGCAGGGGCGTGTTCCCCGCCGGACACGACCCCGCCCTTCTGAAACTCGTGGACGTGAACAGCTACGACCAAGGCTTGGTGGAGCTCAGTTACACCGTCCGGAAGCAGGGTTAGCTGATAGCGGCGGAGGTCAGCGTTGCGTCGAAGAACGCCCGCTCCAGCCGCACTGCCTCCGCGAAGACCGCAGCAACGCGGTTCCGCTCCTGAGGCAGTGAAGGCTCGACGGCGTCGAACTCGTCGCGCAGCCACGTCACCCACGCGTTGTACCCAGGGTTGTTGTGGAGGCGGATCCACTCGGCATGCTTGGGTTCGGCGGGCCACTGGGTGGGGTCTCCGGCGCGCGCGGCCCAATCTCCGTACAGCCATTCGGCAACCAGCAGGACGGCGAGGACCTCCGGGTAGGAACGGGAGGCGAGGGCCTTCCGCATCAGGTCGTCGAAATCGCGTGTGGCCGGCCCGAGTGCTGGTGTTGTCCTGTCCGTTTCCGGAACGTCCAGTTCATTGAAGCAATCCTGGAAGTACGTATTCTCGTCGGATGCGAAGGCCCCGAGGACACCAGCGAACACCAGTCGGGAAGGCAGCGACGGTGCCGAGGCTACGGCTTGACCCAAGAGAGCGGTGAAGGCATCGCAGAACTGGTAATCCTGCACCAGGTAATGGCGCAGCTGCTCATCGGGAAGGGACCCGTCCAGCAGTTGGTCCACGAATGGATGGTTAACGGCGGCGTCCCAATCCCCGGCTGATTGGTTCCTGAGTTCTTTGGCAAAGCCCACGGTGTTTCCTCCTGAAGTGTCAGCATCGGAGCCTAGCAGCGTGCTGCGTTGTGGCGGTGGGCGTGACGCTATGGTGGCGCTCCCGGGGCCGGCGTAGGCTCTGGCCATGACGAACGAGGGTGCATCCAAGACGATCGTGGTTGGCTATGACGGATCCGAAGAATCACACCGCGCCGTTCAGTGGGCCGCTAAACATGCGATCCTGCGGGACTGTTCCCTCCACGTAGTGCACTGTTCCTTGTGGGTCCTGCTGTCCCACAACAGGGGACCCGTTCCTGGGGTTGCCGATAGCGGTCTGGAACGGGCCGCTCAGAAAGTCCTGGAGGAAGGTGCGGCTCTCGCCAAGGAGACCGTCCCCGAGCTGGAAGTCCACACCACCCTGTTGCACGGGATGCCCCGCGATCACCTGGCCCACGTTTCGGCCGGCACTGCGATGTTGGTGCTCGGAAGCCGGGGACTGGGCGGGTTCATGGGTTTGCTGGTGGGATCCGTCAGCCTGGAGATGGCAGCAACGGCAGAGTGCCCAGTGGCCGTGATCCGTGCGGACGACAACCCTGAAGGCTTTGTGTTGCTGGCTGTCGATGACTCAGGATCACCGGCAGCACTTGAGGATGCGTGCCATTTCGCTGAAGCATCAGGGGCTGACCTCAAGATCGTGCATGTGCTCCACGAACCTGCCGGGTACCGGCGGTTGCGCGATCCCGTTGAAGACTATCCCGACGCAGAAGCCCTCCTGGATTCCGTCATGAGCCGGGCCCGCCACAAAGCACCCGGGATCGAGGTGGCCGGAGAGTTGCTGGTGGATGCTTCCTTCTCCCGGGCTGTGGTCAAAGCTTCGCAAGGAGCACGCCTGACGGTGGTGGGGACCAAAGGGCACGGGGTCATCAAGGGCACCATTGGTTCCACGGCGCACGCTGTCCTTCACCATGCCCACAGTCCCGTGTTGGTGTCCCGCCGGAAGGCCGAGCCTGCATAAGCCGGTGGAGGCCCTCTCAGGGACTCCCTCGCGCGACGGCCCGGAACTAGGGTGAAGGTATGGACAATCGGGCAGAAGTACGCGAATTCCTGATCTCCCGGCGTGCCCAGGTAACCCCTGAGCAGGTGGGGCTGCCGGCCGGTTCGAATCGACGGGTCAAGGGATTGCGGCGCAGTGAGGTGGCCACTCTTGCCGGACTGAGCGTTGAGTATTACACCCGTTTGGAGCGCGGTGCCATCAGCGGTGCATCGCCACAAGTGCTTGAAAGCCTGGCGCGGGCGTTGTGCTTGGACGACGCGGAACGGGCCCATCTGTTCGATCTCGCTCACTCCGCCAGTCCGGTTGCGCGGCCGCCGAGGCGACGCAGCGCCAAGTCCTACGTGCCGCACCAGAGCCTGCAATGGGCGCTTGATGCTGTCACCGCAGGTCCCGCCTTTGTTCGGAACGGCCGGATGGATCTGCTGGCCGTGAACCCGTTGGCCCGGGCGTTCTACAAGGACTGTTACGACATGCCGGGCCAGGCGCCCAACATCGCACGGTTTACGTTCCTGGATGATCGTGCCCACGAGTTCTACCCGGACTGGGATGCCTTTGCGGAAGTGACCGTTTCCATCCTGCGCACAGAGGCTGGGCGCGACCCGCACAACAAAGAGCTTCACGATCTCATTGGTGAACTCAGCACCCGCAGCGAGGAGTTCCGCACCCGCTGGGGCGCACACAACGTCCGCCATCACGGCACGGGGTTCAAGACGTTCAACCATCCGATCGTCGGTGAGATGACTCTCGCCTTCGAGGGCCTGGAAATGGCCGCAGAACCCGGGCTGACGCTGACCATCTACGCTGCGGAACCCGGGTCGCCGTCGGCCGAGCGTCTCCAGCTGTTGGCATCGTGGGCGGCCAGCGAATACGGTGTTCAGCCTGCTGCCGAAAGGACCGTCGCGGACAGCTGACTGCCGGACGGCTGATGTGTCTTCAGCTATGCTCCCGCCGGCAAGGCGTGCAGCTTCAGAGGAACCTTACCGGGACCGATGGACATCAGTGGTGAAGCCCTTCCTCTTGGTACGTTCTTGCAGAGTTTCAAGTTCTTGGAAGAAGGTCAGTTGCCAGCCAGAAGGACCTTGAACTCTTCCGTTAATGGTCTCGAAGGGAGTTCTGGTTGCAGGTGCGAGCACCTTCAACCCAAACTCTTCGGCGGAGGTCATAGCGACTTCGGTGTTGTCCACCTCAAGGGCGATTCGGGCAGTAGGCCCTTCGACAGATGGTGCGTTCTCGATAGCGTCGATGTTGTGAATGTGTGTGCGTGTGGCGAGCTCAATCGTCGCCGCGGCGACGTTCAGTATTGCCACTCGATCCTCACCGTCGGTTGCGAAAGCAGGCTGTTCCGTAAGCCCAAGAACGTCACGGTAAAATTGCAGGGCGCTATCGAAGTCGTCTGTTTCGATGATCAAACGCAATTGTCAGGGCGGCTGTGAAAGATTCATGTCCATCATCTTGGAGGGTGACATGCGTGTCAGGTGCAAGTCCGTAGCGATCTCCTAGCCGTTTCAGCTGCCGAAGTTCGGCTTCGACGGTTTCTTTCTCGCTCTCCAGCCGCGCCCGCGCAGCTGTCACGGCCGCTAGAATCAGATCACGGTCTCTCTCGGGATTGAGCAAGGCAGGAAGCAGCGTGCGAATTACGGAGCTGCAAAAACCAGCTTCAAATAAGTCCTGGATTTGAAGCACAAGATGCTCGTCTTCGATCGAGTAAATGCGGTGGCCCGCCGAAGTCCGCTGCGGCTCAACCAAGAGCTGCTGTTCGTAATAACGCAGCGACCTGACGCTGACGCCAGTCCTCGTGGATAATTCTCCAATCCTCATACAACCGTCCTCGTTGAAGAAATCCGCCATATAACAGTCAACTCCACGATGGGGGACTTTGTCCCCACCGTTGAGTTGCTCTCGGCGGAAATGCCGACGGGGGAACAGGCAGCCTTTGCTTCACTTGGGGCAAGACCCACCCTCGCTATGGACACGGTAGCCTTCCTCGGGTCGGGCCCAGGAGACCCTCTGCGGTTGAGGTCCGTGGGGAGATCAGCGATCTTCTTCCGGCCGACGTTCCCGCGGGTCCTTCCGAAACAACACCAGGAGCGGCAGGAAGTAGAGCGCAGCTACTCCCGCACCCACCAGCACCGGACCGCTGGCTCCCAGCGCGGATTCCAGCGCGAAGCCGGCCATCCACGACCCCACGGCCGTACCCAGGTTGAATGCTGAAGTGCTAAGCGCTGAGGCAAGAGTGGGCGCATGCCCGGCATATCCAACTGCCTTCCCGATCAATATTGGGTTGGTGGCCATGCCGAAGAGGCCCAGCAGGAAGATCAGGACCACTGTCACCACGGCGTAGTGGGAGAACAGGAAGAGGGCTCCGAGAACCAGGAATGTCATGCCTGCTGAGATGAACAGGGCCGGGTACGGGTGGTGTGCCCCGAAGTGGCCACCCAGAGTGGATCCGATGAACGCCCCGACGCCGTACGCCATCAGCACCAGCGGAACCGCGGCTGCGGCAAGCCCAGTGTTCTCGGTGAGCAGCGGAGAGATGAAGGTGTAGGCGGCCAAGGAAGATCCGCACACCATCGCGCAGCCCGCCAGGACAAGCCAAACCCTCGAGTCCCGCATACTCGCCAGCTCAGCACGCACCGACGGGGTGGGTCCGGAAACAAGATCCGAGGCAACCAACCGGTACACGGCAACTGCACCCACCAGGGCCAGGCAAGCGAGTATCCAGAACGGTCCCCGCCAGCCAATCACCTGACCGGCAAACGCCCCAAGGGGAACACCCACCACGTTGGCAAGCATCCCGCCGCCCAACACCACCCCTAGCGCCCGCGAGGCTGCCGCAGCGCCTGCCGCTTTGGCACCCACGACGGCGGCTACCGCCCAGAAAGCGCCTGTCGCCAACGCCGTCAGGAAACGTGCGCCAAGAATGAGCGTGAAATCGGAGGTGAGCGCCACGATGACGTGACCAACAGAGAACACCACCAGCGCGAGGCTCAGCGTCAGCCGGCGTGGCAGCTTGAGGGTCAGGATGGACATCGTGGGAGTGCCCACGATCATGCCGACAGCAAACACCGTGATCATGAGTCCCGCACTTGCCACGGAGGTGCCTAGGTCACTGGCGATCTCCGGCAGTATCCCCGCAACAATGAACTCGGTGGTTCCCATCAGGAACACTCCGGCTGCCAGGACGTAGGTCACCAACGGCAGACGCCGGGTCTTGGCGGTGGGAAAGGTTGTGGTCATGGATCCAGAACATCAGGTTCACAGCGGGGGAGGGAGTCCCGCTTGAGGGAGGTCCTCCGAGGGACTCCCTTGCTGCGCAAAGGCTATGGGGCTCCGCTGTGATCGCTGACCTTATATTGTCAGTGCCTGCTGCCAGAGTAAAGGAATGGAACGAATTGGGGAGAGGCATACGGGCGCAGCAGTGGCGCTCGGGCGCGCTCCCGTCGTTGTGGATTCCGTTCAACCCGGCAGGGGCACAGCCAGCACCGTTAGCAGCGACCTGATCGAACAGTTGCGGGTCCTGGAGGAGATGAAGTCTGCGATCTCCGCTTTGCAGGCGCGGGTTGCTGTGGCGTTTGATCTGGCTCAACGTCAGGAGCAAGCCGAGGCAGGGGTCCCTTCCTCGGAGCGCGGCCAGGGCGTGGGAGCGCAGGTTGCGTTGGCCCGGCGCGAGTCACCAAACCGTGGGTCCCGCCTCCTGGGCTTGGCGAAAGCCCTTGTCACGGAGATGCCCCGCACCTTGGCGGCCCTGAAATCGGGGCACTTGAATGAATGGCGTGCCACGCTTCTTGTTAAGGAAACGGCCTGCCTGTCTGTCGAGGACCGTTGTGCGGTGGATGAGGAGCTCGCGCCCGACACCGGGACTTTTGCGGGCAAGGGCGACAAAGCGATCATTGCTGCCGCGAAAGCTGCCGCATATCGGCGGGATCCGCGGTCGGTAGTCGGGCGTGCCAGCCGTGCTGCCGCCGAACGGACCGTCAGCCTCCGTCCAGCCCCGGACACCATGACGTACCTGACGGCCTTGCTTCCGGTAGCCCAAGGCGTAGCGATCTACGCCGCGCTGACTCGAGCGGCTGATTCGGCCCGTTCCAGCGGGGATGCACGAGGTCGGGGCCAGCTCATGGCCGACACCTTGACCGAACGCATGACGGGCACCCCGGGCGGGATTTCGGGGATCAACCTGGATCTCGTTATGACCGACCGCACCTTGTTCCAAGGTGACAGCGAACCAGCCCGGCTCAAGGGCTACGGAATCGTCCCGGCTGAATGGGGTAGGGAGCTGCTCGGATCGGGGCAGGCAGCCCATGACCAGGACCTCACCGTTTGGCTTCGCCGGCTCTACACGGCTCCAGCTACGGGAGAGCTCCTTGCCACCGATTCCAAGGCCCGGCTCTTTGCAGGTGGGCTCCGGCGCTTCATCGAAACCCGAGACGACACGTGCCGAACGCCGTATTGTGATGCGCCTATCCGGCATATTGACCATGTGGTTCCGTGGCGCGCCGGAGGGAAGACCAGCTTGGCTAACGGCGCCGTTTTATGCGAGGCGTGCAACCACATCAAGGAAAACGCCGGCTGGACTACCCGAGCCGTACATGCCGACGTGCACACCTTGGAAATCAGCACGCCCACTGGGCATACCTACCAATCGAAAGCCCCGCCCATGCCCGGGCACCGACCCTCCAGAACATAGAAAGGCAGAGGCGTTATTCCTCGGTGAAGTCCCCGGCATCCCTGCGGAAGGTGCCCAGCACGCGGATGAGGTGATCGACGTCGTCGTGCCCGAAGCCTGACTTGCCGAAAACCTCCGCGTTGAGTGCCGCCGTCGCCTTCTTGGCGAGGGTGCGGCCCTCGGCGGTGAGCTCAATCAGGGTGGTGCGGCCGTCGGTGGGGTGCGGAGAGCGTGCCACCAGAGCGGCTTTTTCCAAGCGGTCGACGGCGTTGGTCACCGAGGTGGGATGTACCTGCAGGAGCGCGCTGGCCTTGTTCATAGGCAGCGCGCCGCTGCGGGCGAAACTCAGGAGCGCCAGCAGCTCGTAGCGTGCAAAGGTCAGCCCGAACGGTTTGAGGACCGTTTCGATGCGGGCCAGCAGGATCTGCTGCGTCCGCATGATCGCGGTGATGGCGGCCATGGGCGCGGCGACGTCGCCCCAGCCATGCCGCTCCCAGTTGCGCTGGGCGTCGGCGATGGGATCGCGGGGGAGTGGCGTGCCCATGGGCCTCCTTCGGTTGCTTGGTTGGCCTGATCTTCCGGGTGGCTAGTC includes the following:
- a CDS encoding deoxyribodipyrimidine photo-lyase; the encoded protein is MKPSIVWFRDDLRVADNPALRAAVDDGEAVALFVLDEESPGIRAHGGAARWWLHHSLTALREELDKLGIPLLLRRGPAAEAVQETATAVGAGALYWNRRYGAAERTVDAGLKTWAGGAGLHVASFQASLLHEPWNVTTKTGGQYKVFTPFWRTVSAQEFREPLAVPAKGHGYTGKLPADEKLDSWHLLPTHPDWSGGLAGMWTPGAAAGHQRLAAFVEKGLSNYSEGRNRPDTDGSSCLSPYLRWGELSPFEVWHALGSKRSESASIFASELGWREFCWHQYFHNPELATANLRSEFDRFPWAWPGSSGGNGKNPGHDSAPEEFRAWQQGRTGFPMVDAGQRQLWHTGWMHNRVRMVAASFLVKNLGIHWQLGEQWFWDTLVDADPASNPANWQWVAGSGADASPFFRIFNPEAQRVKFDPQGKYIAHWIPEFGTPEYPGEIVDLKTTRAEALEAYKGMKEVH
- a CDS encoding enoyl-CoA hydratase, with protein sequence MTEQYQNIVVERRGRVGLVTLNRPEALNALNTALMNELVDAVSAMDTDPEVGAVVITGSAKAFAAGADIKEMSSNSYMDMYAADWFRRWEDLTRLRIPVIAAVSGFALGGGCELAMMADFIIAGDNAKFGQPEINLGVIPGMGGSQRLTRAVGKAKAMDMVLTGRFMDADEAERSGLVSRVVPAAEVIDEAVKAAEVIASKSKPAAMVAKEAVNAAFEMGLSQGVVFERRVFHSLFATEDQKEGMAAFSEKRQPEFKHR
- a CDS encoding enoyl-CoA hydratase/isomerase family protein; translated protein: MGTPETEDEVLFERRGHLGIVTLNRPKAVNALNAGMVQAMFRQLTEWADDDAVATVLVRGAGDRGLCAGGDIVAIYKDMLHGGTETAEFWADEYRLNSLIAHYPKPYVAFMDGLVLGGGVGISAHGSVRVVTERTRTGMPETTIGFVPDVGGTLLLSRSPGETGTHAALTGAHLSGSDALFLGLADHFVPSENLPALAEALEGSTPEAAVGRFAQAAPDSALAAQREWIDAAYVYDDAEEIVRSLRSAGAEAAAAADTIEAKSPTSVKVALESLRRVRGLSLEEALDQEYRVGLRCLAGPDFREGIRAQVVDKDRNPQWKPPALADVQPSDVEGYFEPLGERELGLAGLGSESKETV
- the mmsB gene encoding 3-hydroxyisobutyrate dehydrogenase; the protein is MTENAAMSDIQGPETGLIAFLGLGHMGGPMAANLIKAGHDVIGYDPVPAAVEAALAHGIPMASSAHEAAAEAAVVLTMLPSGKHVLDAYRGVDGPGLLSVAKPNTLFLDCSTINVDEAREAAALAVAAGHRSVDAPVSGGVVGAEAGTLTFMVGALPEDFETVQPILELMGKRIVHCGDHGAGQAAKVCNNMILGVSMIAVAEAFVLGEKLGLTHQALFDVASNASGQCWALTTNCPVPGPVPTSPANRDYQPGFAGALMAKDLRLALNALESTGVAAEMGPLASRIYDAFAAGEGAGRDFSGIITEIRDKSV
- a CDS encoding CoA-acylating methylmalonate-semialdehyde dehydrogenase, producing MVRELSHYVDGQRIDGTSGRFSDVYDPCTGEVQARLPLASADEVRNAVANAEKGQLEWAAMNPQRRGRILLKFVDLVNENMDELATLLSSEHGKTFADAKGDIQRGIEVVEFSAGAPHLLKGEFSDNAGQGIDVHSLRQPLGVVAGITPFNFPAMIPLWKSGPALAAGNAFILKPSERDPSVPLRLAELYSEAGVPNGVFNVINGDKEAVDALLEDPRVKAIGFVGSTPIAQYIYATAAAHGKRAQCFGGAKNHMVIMPDADLDMAADALIGSGYGSAGERCMAISVAVPVGQETADALVAKLTQRVKDLKVGHSLDKDSDFGPVVAASAKERIEGYIQSGVDEGATLVTDGRGLTVDGYDGGFWVGPTLFDNVTKDMKIYKEEIFGPVLSVLRAADYDEALRLCSEHEFGNGVAIFTRDGDSARDFASRVEVGMVGINVPIPVPIAYYTFGGWKASGFGDLNQHGADAFRFYTKTKTVTSRWPSGIRQGASFIMPAGS